Proteins from one Cicer arietinum cultivar CDC Frontier isolate Library 1 chromosome 3, Cicar.CDCFrontier_v2.0, whole genome shotgun sequence genomic window:
- the LOC140919886 gene encoding MATH domain and coiled-coil domain-containing protein At3g58370-like, whose product MEHQESSVEIFEKFTWKIENFCSLDVEKIYSKPFIIDGYPWRIVLYPRGHKVDDKLSIYLEAMQTANMSQGWGRDVRFELAVFNQLDTNITITKGSKNKFNASGQDAWGFKSFMSLSELHDPKKGFIVKNVCIVGAEVFVCKSNYEKQVSEATNLTESKKIHIEVEVEAPPHMQNISPFFSLVCNEPTKQHIDAELFYPSIEEIMDFTSVGQLEEIYFDHPSLIECKFIDLAFAALGRVTYFIKTRKVKDMNEQACEDLQVLWEELEKFIFDLTWLEPHVLFALGMKSYVEKAMKVEKLKENVAALEMESERLKEKLVVAEINLNIEKDSLKAKRLEEIDLESELGCGR is encoded by the exons ATGGAACATCAAGAATCAAGTGTCGAGATATTTGAGAAATTCACATGGAAGATTGAGAACTTCTGTAGCTTGGATGTTGAGAAAATATACTCTAAACCTTTCATCATAGACGGTTATCCATG gAGGATTGTTTTGTATCCAAGGGGGCATAAAGTAGATGACAAATTATCAATTTATTTAGAGGCTATGCAAACTGCAAATATGTCTCAGGGATGGGGCAGAGATGTCAGATTTGAATTGGCTGTATTCAATCAGCTCGATACCAACATCACAATCACAAAAG GATCTAAGAACAAGTTCAATGCAAGTGGGCAAGATGCTTGGGGTTTCAAATCATTCATGTCTTTAAGTGAGCTTCATGATCCTAAAAAGGGGTTTATTGTGAAGAATGTTTGTATTGTTGGTGCAGAAGTTTTTGTTTGTAAGTCAAACTATGAGAAACAAGTAAGTGAAGCAACTAACTTAACTGAGAGTAAAAAAATCCATATTGAAGTGGAAGTTGAAGCCCCACCACATATGCAAAATATTTCACCATTTTTTTCACTAGTTTGCAATGAGCCTACTAAACAACATATTGATGCAGAGTTGTTCTATCCCTCAATTGAAGAGATTATGGATTTCACTAGTGTTGGACAATTAGAGGAAATATATTTTGATCATCCTTCACTTATTGAGTGCAAGTTTATTGATTTGGCGTTTGCCGCATTGGGGAGAGTTACATATTTCATTAAGACTAGAAAAGTGAAAGATATGAATGAGCAAGCTTGTGAGGATCTTCAAGTTTTATGGGAGGAACTTgagaaatttatatttgatttgacTTGGTTAGAGCCTCATGTTCTATTTGCTTTAGGAATGAAAAGTTATGTGGAGAAAGCTATGAAAGTAGAAAAGTTGAAGGAGAATGTGGCAGCTCTAGAGATGGAATCAGAGAGGTTAAAGGAAAAGTTGGTTGTTGCTGAGATCAATCTTAACATAGAAAAAGACTCATTGAAGGCAAAAAGGTTGGAAGAAATAGATTTGGAATCTGAATTGGGATGTGGGAGATAG
- the LOC101490581 gene encoding MATH domain and coiled-coil domain-containing protein At3g58370-like, whose translation MEDRRSRVGMFERFKFKVHNFVRLATVDRLYSEPFVLCGYPWRIIVYPFGNEADYMSIYLEALPSPNSNEREIRDVIFKLIVFNHIDINRSITKESNHIFNEMESDWGFATFIPLADLHNPRSGFVVYDTCIIGAEICVNNSSRQANRSGGGRSSRNREMIRRVEVEEEVENVETAVSIEGPNRQMSDVELLLGSISELVEFRGLGKVEKGFVPLLEQVCSRYPSLIECQQTRSRKFIEWAFTALGRVLYFLNTRKVKDMNEKGCKDLQVLWEELQAFRFDLTWLEPHVQYALGIRTYVEKGMEVEKLKQNVATLEMEMERLRLNLVGAEVDLATAIELLNAEGFNENDLNVELGYGIP comes from the exons ATGGAGGATCGCCGATCGAGGGTTGGTATGTTTGAGAGATTCAAATTTAAGGTTCACAATTTTGTTCGATTGGCCACAGTCGACAGGCTTTACTCTGAGCCATTCGTCCTCTGCGGCTATCCATG GAGGATTATTGTATATCCATTCGGCAACGAAGCAGATTACATGTCAATTTATTTGGAGGCTCTTCCATCTCCTAATTCCAATGAGAGAGAAATAAGAGATGTGATATTTAAGCTGATTGTATTTAATCACATTGATATCAACAGGTCAATCACAAAAG agAGTAACCATATATTCAATGAAATGGAGAGTGATTGGGGATTCGCAACATTCATACCTTTAGCAGATCTTCACAATCCTCGATCGGGTTTTGTTGTGTACGACACTTGTATAATTGGAGCAGAGATTTGTGTGAACAACTCATCAAGACAAGCTAATCGAAGTGGTGGAGGACGTAGCAGCAGAAATAGGGAAATGATACGAAGGGTAGAAGTGGAAGAAGAAGTTGAAAATGTAGAAACGGCGGTTTCTATTGAGGGTCCTAATAGACAGATGAGTGATGTTGAATTATTATTAGGGTCAATAAGTGAACTTGTGGAATTCAGGGGATTAGGAAAAGTGGAAAAGGGTTTTGTTCCGCTGTTAGAACAAGTATGCTCTCGGTATCCTTCACTTATTGAGTGTCAGCAGACGCGAAGCCGCAAGTTTATTGAATGGGCTTTCACTGCTTTGGGGAGAGttctttattttcttaacaCTAGAAAAGTTAAGGATATGAATGAGAAAGGTTGCAAGGATCTTCAAGTTTTGTGGGAGGAACTTCAAGCGTTTAGATTTGATCTTACTTGGCTAGAGCCTCATGTTCAATATGCTTTAGGAATAAGaacctatgtggagaaaggtaTGGAAGTTGAAAAACTGAAGCAGAATGTGGCAACTCTGGAGATGGAAATGGAGAGGCTAAGGTTAAATTTGGTTGGTGCTGAGGTTGATTTGGCCACAGCAATAGAATTGCTGAATGCAGAAGGGTtcaatgagaatgatttgaatgTTGAACTTGGATATGGGATACCATAG